ATGAGAGAAATAAACGATGTATTCAGACTCTTCTCAAACGCACCTCTCTCATGAAAGtcagaaaaaacctccataatgtcTGGACTCAATACTTCCcagcaagcttggaagaaagccatggAAAAACCATCAGGACCTGGTGCCTTGTCTCCCTTCAATGCGAACACTACCTTCctaacctcctcctcctcaaaaggTCTTTCCAGCCAGCTAGCCTCTGATTCCAAGATAGTGTCAAAGGATAGATCATCCAACGAAGGCCTCCAACTGTACTTCTCAGAAAAGAGAGTATGATAATAGTGAACCGCGTGATCGCCTATCTCTGTCTGATTAGAAGAGAGTGAATCACCAATCATTAAAGAATCAATAGAATTGTATCTTCTGTTTGAGTTGGCTATAGAATGGAAATATTTAGTACATTTGTCCCCTTCCTTTAACCACGTTACCCTcgacttttgcctccaactaatctcttccAACAGAGAAACCCTCTCTAATTCGCTGACAATCTCTGACTTTTTTAGTTGCTCCTCCTCGCCCAAAGCCCTACTACCTTCAATAGAATCAAAGGCCTGAAGCTCTTCAAATAGCTTTCTCTTATTTCTCTCCACGTTACCAAAGACTTCTTCATTCCAAATCTTCAAATGTTGCTTCAGAGCCTTAAACTTGCAAGCTATAACGAAACTGGGAGTACCTTGAAACGAATAGGAATCCCACCACTGTTTCACCAAACCCACGAACCCATCCGCCTTAAGCCACATATTTTCGAATTTGAATGGCCTTTTTCTCCTAGTAGTGTCGCTGCAATCAAGAAGAATTGGAAAATGATCAGAATAAAGGCGGGGAAGTCTCTTCTGTGATCTCACAGAAAACCTAGATTCCCAATCAGGGGAAACAAGAAAACGGTCAATCCTTGACCAAGTGGGAGGGTCGCCAGAGAGCGACCAAGTGAAAGAGCCTCCAGCGAGAGGGAAGTCCATCAAGCCCTGATCATAGATAAAGTCACCAAAATCCCTCATGCCAGACACACTGCCTTCTCCAGAACGTTCACTAGAAAACCGAGTAATATTAAAATCCCCCCCTATACACCAAGGCAAGATCCACCAATTGAGCATCCCAGCTAGCTcatcccagagcctcctcctaTCAATATAGTGATTCGGGCCATACACCCCCGCAAAAGCCCACTCAAATCCGTCTGCAATATTCCTAAAAGAAACTGCAAGCGTGAACTCCCCCAAGCATACATCgaccttctccaccaccctcttATCCCACATGATCAAGATACCCCCTGAAGCCCCACAAGAGTCCAAGCTGCACCAATCCACATAATTACTTCCCCATATGCTACGCACAAAGTTTCTCGATGGACTATGAACTTTGGTCTCTTGAAAGCACAAGATATCCACCTTCCATTCTCTGAGCAAGTTGCTAATCCTTAGGCGTTTACGCCTATTGTTCAAccccctcacattccaagatAGAATCTTGGGCTTCATGGCACAACAATGAGACCCCTAGCCCTCCTTTTCCCACGATTAGAGCCAGAGCTCTTAGTATCGTAATTTACAGAACTCACCAAATTCTTGACCTCCCTCTTGCCCTTTGAGCTTCCATCTCCATTGCGACGATCTCCTTCGATGCAAGTCAACAATGCCAACAATTGCAACTTGTGTCCCATATACGTCATCTTCACAATGGGATAAATATCATTCGCACGCTGAAGAACCCAGTCCGAATACCCCTCTCCCTCCACAACTGGAGAGTAAGCGTTGAGAGGGGACACCCTACTCGTACCCGCCTCTCCTCCCTTCTCACCCTCCTGGAATACCACCATTTCTGAATCCCCTTTGGAATTGCTGCTGGAACCCAAGACCTCCCCCATATTTTGTATCCATTTTTCCCCCAACGGTATCTGCCAAGGAGCTAACCCTGTCGATATCCTTGGCACCCATGCATCAACCGGCGACTGCACCTGCACCATGGACCCCTTTTCCAACTCTGAAACGTTTTCTGGTGCCTCAACTAGCAGCAGACTATCCGGAAGAGACCCCTGAAAATGCTCACACATTTCCGGCCTAGGACTTATTTCTGCACTCTCCAAAGCTTCCACAAGAGCTACTGTCTCGCCCTTGCTCCTTTCCAACCCCGAGCTGTTGGGAGACACGACCACCGGTGGAGAAACGGGTAGCTTGCCAACATGACCAAACAGCAGTTCCGGAACTGAATCCGAAGAGGATGCCTTCAGAGGGGGAAGGACTGAACTTTCCGATGCTTGGGGCTGAATACAGTCCCTATCAGCTTGTGATTGAGAGCCGTCACCTTTTGCCGGCGGTAGCGTCTCCGGCGTCGAAGAGGATGCGCCGGGATCCCCTGAAACCAAAGGGGCCTGGTTAGAGGACAGGCCCGCGCGTTCCTTGGCTTTGAAAACGAAGTTGGGCCTGTTGACCTGGTTTGCCATGGGAGCCTTCCCTTTCATTTTCCTGTTTTTGGGCCATGTTCCTCGTAAACCCATGGCATTCCTGACAGTGGGCCGAAACCCGGAAGCCATTGGCCCACTATCCACAACTCCACCCTCTATCTTGGCAAGATCCGCCAGACAAAGACCAATTTCTTGTTGCAGCCTCTGCAAAGTGGTCCTGATTTTGACTAGTTCAGGACTGACGCCAGAGTGGATTTTGCGTGTTGCAGGAGCCTCGGTAACAGGAGCTGTGCCAGTCTGCTTTACTAGGTAGTGTGCATCAGGGTTCAGAACCGTTGGGACTTTGGACCTTTGGATCGTTCTCTGAACGTCCGAATTCTCAAGGACCGATGGTCCATGCAAAGTTCTCTTCAATATCGCCTTGCCGGACGCCGGATCATTAACCAGAATTTGAGGGACGACAGTGGTTTTGGCCTCACCCACCGGGATGTTTTCCAACCTACAAGGCAACGGATCTATCTTCCCTGAGCACACGCCCGTATCTATCTCCACGTGTGGCCCTGTGTTCTTCAAAACTTCCGCAAAACTCCTCCTTCCCCTCATTGCCTGAGACTGAACCTCAGGCCGAACGTCCACTCTGCTTCCTCCGTATCTAAGAAACTCATTGGCACAGTGTAGAGCCGAGCCAAATAAGTCCCAACCCTCTCCGCCTCTTCCCTCTGGAATTAGCACCACTCCGCTTTTCCTACTTCCGGCATATTCCTCCACCAGCAGAAAGCTGCCGTGTCTGTTGAAGCATCTCTGAGCAATGACACGAGGAAGTCCATAGGAGGCTTGATTCCAAAAAACCCGAGAGTCTTCCACAGTCACTAGTTCCTCAAAAATGCGTACTAACCACCCAATCTCATCTCTCTCCAGAAAAATTGACCTTAACCTCCCTCTGCATTTTTCTCGGAATCGAACCCCAGTCTCTCCCCCAGCTACCACCAACTCAAAATCCTTTGACTCCACCGACCATCTTCTTGAACACGACATTATGATCTAGTTACAAACAATCATTTAGAGCCTGCTAATCTTTTGTTTAGGCTTGCTTGCTTGTCATTTACACACACCAGGTAAAGTGGATTAAACCGCCTAAATCATCAATAGTGTTTGTTTTGGACTTTTAGGAACATGGTATTTCAAGCAACCAGGGTATCCTGTTAAcgtgaaaaagaataaaacttaataaattagattttggAAGGCATAGGAGCTCAAATGAAGGAGACTATTTAACAGGCTgcaaaaattcaaagacaaatgTTTTATCTTTGGCCGTTTCCCTGCTAGAGCAAATAGCCAATATGGAAATTTATAGAGCTCATGATACAAGTCTGACAAATGATCGTCTAACAGGTTGATGTCAAGCTTTTGAACTTGCATATCAATTGCAAATTGAATCCATCGATCAACGTCGCAACCATGATCACTACCCAACGGATACTCAACCTTGAAGGAATCTACGTTTTTGCCGACATAGAGTTCTAGAATATGATTGGCCCATCTAACAAATCTTCCCTTTTGCTTCTGTTTCCACAGAGTAGGCTACCTTTTGAAATGGTCCAAGTATAAAAAATGTCCAAGCATGTTTTTGGCATCTAGGTCAAGATTAGAAGAGGTCCTCCAAATGTATCTCCATCTTTTTGAAAGGATACTAGTAGTGGCAGCCTCCCTCAATGAGTTTAATGATATTATAGAAGAAAGAATATCCACCGGCAATCTACCAGTCAGATCGGCCTCTGGGTCATTGTCAATCTGTGTGCacacaaaataacataaacaagaTTCCAAAGTAAAGGTACGTCTTTGTTATTaataaagccaaaaaaaaaaacaaacaatttagAGTGTTTAATATAATGTGGATTGCATAGAAATATATCAAAACTTAAACTTACACCAAGCAACGTCTTGGCCTGAGATTCACATGAGAAATTATAACTTTCAGCATGCTcgcataaaaataatttttattatttttagatattccactcaaaatgttttattataaatcaaGTGAGCTGAGCTGGTGGGGATATAATCAAGGTAATCATATCTATTGAGCAATGCAATATTAATCTTTATTAttgtgaagaagaaatgaatttGAAGTGGAGGAGATTACCTGCATTTAGATTGTGAAGAAATGAATGAGCCCAACTTCCTTTCATCATTCTTATAGTCCAGAATCCAGATATAACTAAGCTGCATGCTTCAACAACTAGGGTTTCTTGTTTTTACTTGCATAAATCTCCTATGGTGTTCTAAAATCTCTACAAAACAGTAACAATACAATCATCCTTATCATTATTCAGAAATAAATCATCATGTAAACTGCACAATAAATATTCATCGTTTTCTTCCATGAAAATTTTCACAGGAAGGGCAAATTTCCCcccacaaaaataataacaagaaaGATCACACGAGTACTAAATCAACCGTAGATGGCACCTCCGGACCcagaattttgagaattttctctCGCTCAATTTTAGTTTTGGATAAGCCCATAACCCAGCATTCACCGTCGCCTAAATAAGGTGTTATTTCTAGAACAATTCTCATCTTCTCAAGCAGAATAGCATTTTTTAGCAGAAGTACGGCAAGGTCAAATTCAATTGGACAAGCAGAAAAACCACGTAGCTCCACTTTCTTGAGACGCTGATGTTGACAATATTCTTTAAGAGGTATCTTCTTGTGTTCTCTGTAATCTGCTCCTTCTATTATCTTTTGGCGCTTTATCCGGTCGTCCTCGCTGCAGGGAAGATGGAgctaaaaacaagaaagaagcaaaacaaaaattgtacATTAAAACCAAGTGAGACTGATTTCCAATGGCTAATAATCACTAATGGCATAGAGCATAAACCACTCACATAATATCTTTTCAACTCTTAGATAACAATAACATCACTAACAACTCTTTCCGTTCACTTGTCAAAATCTATTGCCTAGAAGAAACTAGTGAATGTGAATATATAAAGTATAGAAACCATCCTATATATACTTTCACTCCAAATTCTTGTTGATATCATACAAAACAATGGGTGGATAACTACGTTCtgaaaaaaattactcaaagCAAGTAGTAAACCAGGTTTGTTTTTTAAcctaaattttgtcaaacactagTTAAAATACTGGCAATCATTTCCACTCTCCAATCCCGAATCTTTCCAAAAAATTgaatgcaaaatgcatttgaAATTATACCATAAAAATATCTCGGTGACAAATCCTTCCTGACGTCTTAGAAACAATAGGTGATATTTgcgtttaaaaagaaaatctttcaAACAATGGTGTAAAGAAAAGTGTAAAAAATATCTCTGCCATGTTACCTATAAAAGGAATACTTCCATTAATCAGGTCACAAAACACCCAATATTTATCCAAGTCTAAAGACTGCTCCAACtaatattttgtttgaaaacataaaatggaGCTTATGGCTTAAAAAAGGGGTAaacaatcatacaaatcttagttTAATAacatatcaaaagaaaaaaaataaaaaaataaagagattgtaCAAAGTTCCAAGGAACAAAAAGCCCGGTGCAgctcaacaatcaaataaaaatgtcCTTGATATAGAAGATAACTTACATCCATCTCCAGTTCAACCAATGATGGAGCCGCCTCCAAAAATGCAGAGGTCAGGTCCAGCAGAATTTTTCTAAATCTTACACCTAATAGCTTCAATTGCTTGAGTCTAGTAAATGTGGTTAAGTGCTTAGATATTAAATCAACCTGAAAGACAATGGAAAGAAATGATTAACTAGAGACATGATGTTCAAAAATGATGACAAAAAGTTCAACTAAAATTTTTGCTGTGGCAATACCTGGGCATATGGAGTGGACACTAATAAAGTCTCAACTAGAGGAAAGTCTTTTGCAAGTGTGCCAAGGACATACGCTATTTGAGTTCTAGGATCAGGCTGCAAAGTTCTCCGATCAGACTGCAAAGTTCTACGATCAGACTGCAAAGTCACACATAGTCTAACAGGTTGTGCACTGTTCTTTAATAAGACCTGCCCAAACATCTTTGCGTCGTACTCAATTGATGCAACACTTACGGCATCATGAATTTCAACTCTTTCTAAAGGCTCGCAACGAAATATCCTCAAGTGTCTCAGCCTGAGAGACCGACATCCACTAGATAATTTCAAACGAAATGGACAACGGCATTCGCTTATACTAAACCATTCTAAAGATGGGCAACTAGTCAAAATGTTATACACATTCTCTTGATTTAAACTTATCTTTTTCAATGAGAGGGATGAAAGGGAGTTCAAGCCATTGTAATTTTCTGGAATACTCAGGCTgcaaaaattcaaagacaaatgTTTTATCTTTGGCCGTTTCCCAGCTTGAGCAAATAGCCAATATGGAAATTTATAGAGGTCATGATACAAGTCTGACAAATGATCGTCTAACAGGTTGATGTCAAGCTTTTGAACTTGCATATCAATTGCAAATTGAATCCATCGATCAACGTCGCAACCATGATCACTACCCAACGGATACTCAACCCTGAAGGAATCTACGTTTTTGCCGACATAGAGTTCTAGAATATGATTGGCCCATCTAACAAATCTTCCCTTTTGCTTCTGTTTCCACTGAGTAGGCTGCCTTTTGAAATGGTCCAAGTATAAAAAATGTCCAAGCATGTTTTTGGCATCTAAGTCAAGATTAGAAGAGGTCCTCCAAATGTATCTCCATCTTTTTGAAAGGATACTAGTAGTGGCAGCTTCCCTCAATGAGATTAATGATGTTATAGAAGAAAGAATGTCCACCGGCAATCTACCAGTCAGATCGGCCTCTAGGGCATTGTCAATCTGTGTGCacacaaaataacataaacaagaTTCCAAAGTAAAGGTACGTCTTTGTTGTTaataaagccaaaaaaaaaaaaaaacaatttagagTGTTTAATATAATGTGGATTACATAGAAATATatctaaaacttaaacttacACCAAGCAACGTCTTGGCCTGAGATTGTGGCCACTTAAGTCTGGATTTTTGGTTTGTTGGCAACCGGTCCTCCATTATCTTGTCAATCTGATAATGAAGAGCAATGAAGCTCTCGATTAGCTGACATTATTATTATAGAGAAAGGTCTCACCTTTCATGAAATTGTTCCATAAAATTTAGTAAATTTGCATAATTATAAAAAGCTATGGCGACTTGGAATTCGAATTTCCCATGTTTCAAGTTTTCAATATCTGTCTCTATAAGAAACAAACAAGTGCAGcatataaaataatagatagatACCTCTGGCAcagaaaatccaaaacaaaacttGGGGATGCAATTATTGGGGCCCTCAGGCCGTATTTCCTCCCGTTCCCGCTTCATGATCATCCACTGCTCTCTGGCTAAAAACATTAGGGTTCAGTCAATGTTACTCCAAAGGGCAAAAAATATAAGATTCAGTCCGCAAAGCATAGCAGTTCACTGAATGCAGAGCCAAAAGCAGCCAACTTTATCACTGAAAATCTAATATTATGAATCAAGGACTCTAATGCAGAAGGATGAATCaacaaaaaatcatcaaaaaaaagagatgaatcACCAAATATGAAAGTTGGGAATTTGGCTTACTGCAAACAACAGACAAGAAGATAGAATACAGGTCATACCTGGAGCCGAAGGCCTTCCTAGAGCTATGGATTTCCTGTTGTGGTATCAAGCCCACAAAACTTTGAATCTTTCTGATTTCTTTGTTGATCTGGGCCTCACACCGTtgcagagaaagaaagaaaagaaaaaaagcttcACCTTCGATGATCTGCCGAGAGACAGCAGaagtatagagagagagacggcAAGTCCGCAAGGATAAATAGACATGTACTACCCCTCGTattgtgttcttttttttttttttttttgagtcttTTTGGATGAACGGTTTTTAAGATGTGTCCGTTTCTATACCAAACAGGacacaaattaaaatatatttagggaagaaaaaaaaaaaaatatatatatatatatatatatatatatatatatatatatatatataaaatcagccatcttaaaatagtttataaaattttcaagtgtattaatataacttattaaattattaaagtgTGTCAAAGAGGCAACTTTTGTCCAAATATTCATATGATACcgttattttcttaaaaattaaaataaaacattaataaaaaaactgtatttttaaaaaataaataaagaaattttaaaaaactattaattttaaactaaaattttaaaaattttaattaaaaaaaaaaaggaagaaaataggtGCCTTGCAGAAGGGATGGCACAatataatgttttaaaaattaaaaaagaagaagaaaatgggtggccggcaaaaaagaagaaaatgctcCCCACCTTTGGTTTACTTGAAACATGGGTGACAAGTAGAAGACAACTCAATTATCATATATCCAGAGACTACCCAAGTAGAACATTGTTTGATGTTACCGCATCAATGACATAAACAAGTATGGTGTCTTAATAAATGTTCGGGGTATTAGAGTGGCAGTGGCCCAGTGCTGGCTTGGTGGTGGTCTAACAATGGTCTGggtatttaaaaatcaaaaaatgatttacaaaatttaaaaatggaaatgattttttgaaactaaagaagcttttttggttaaaccgaaaatattttcagtttaactattattttctatcgcactaaacaccgaaaaatatataaaatatatatatatatatatatatatatatatatatatatatatatatatatatatatatatatttagaaaatatttgatgccaaaaaaagaaaaaaaaaaaagaaagaggaaccTTATTGCATAATtctcattaaatttttatcatatGTACTGAAATGTCAAACGTTAGGTTTAAGGCAAAAAATTTGTATTACTTTTAAATATAGTCTTAATTTATTATCAACAATAATTGGtgctttactttttatttttttgacatgtccacacaaagagggggagggggatttaaactagtgacctccgcttcatgatgGGTGGTCCTCAGCTAATTGAGCTACCCATTGAGGACTATTGATGCTATACTTAATCCTAATAAATGTTCGGGATATTAGACTGGCAGTAGTCCGATGTTGGCTTCGTAGTGGTCTGACTGTTTGAGAAAaactcaaactcgaaaaatgatttacaaaatttaaaaatagaaattattttccaaaaatatttttggttaaactattattttcgatcgcaccaaacaccgaaaaatataaaatatatatatatatatatatatatatatatatatatatatatatatatatatatcagaaaacatttgatgccaaaaaaaaaaaaaaaaaaaaggaaccttAGTGCATAATtctcattaaatttttatcGTATGCATTTTTACCATGTTTTGGCAAGGTGTTAGCatgatttttggttttaatataaaattgaaaagtagAATTTTAAAGTCTCCTTAATGCTGGCCGACTTTATCGGGGTATTTTCATCAAAAATAtccaatttttcattaattgaaATCCAAGCTTATTTTGGAGTCTTACAACCCTAATTCTTGAGACTATTGCAAACAACCCTAACCCATTTAAACCCCCTTTAGTTGTGTGCCCCTAATAGACTCATTCTCTCAAAAGTTCTATATGATATAAGCCTGCCCGTACAAACTTTGGACTTCCAAATATTGCTTGGCCTATGCTTCCTGGGCCAATTATGATTGTGTTCCCTAAGTCCATTATATTATATCAAGACTAATGCTACATTCCACAAATATGTCACAAAGCCGAAGTAGCAAGTTTGTTTTTTAATAGCCCTTAAAACATCATCACGAGCCTGAAATTTAACAATCTGGGATCTATTGCTACTCCCCTTTGTCAAGAAAGAGTAAGTTAAAAATCTCAAAAGTTCTAAAGGAAGCAAAATGGTGGAAAGGAGCCTCCCTATGAGGCAACAGAGTATCTTGGAGGTGCATATTTTTTGTcacaaattaaaacaataaagatTGCATACAAATAAAACCAACTACCAGAATTTGTGGAGTACATAGGAGATTACATTGCAATTGCAGGATCAGTGTAACGATGTTGtatatttttggtttatttgtgtgatttgggTAATGAAAAATATGGATTATGAATGTAATTCAGTAAAAGAATGGAAATTGATGGTAAGGTATTTCAAAGAACCTGAACCTCCAAGAACACAAAGATTACAATTTCAGATGTATGATTTTCAATCCTCAACCTTAATCTCTAACACATTGTCTGTTTTTCTATTCAAGAAACACTTCCTCTCACACTAAAATAGTGTCTGACAGCGTTCGTGTGTCCAAAACATCAACGTCTTACAAATCGCTTTGCCGTCTTCatgaacccaaaaaagaaaacataaaagaaagatGACACCATTCAATCTCCAAAGGAGGGTTGTTTGTTTTATAACACCCCTTCTATTTTTAGTTCAAGAAAATACAAGTATAGGACTATGCAAGTAAAATGATAGGAGAAACTGTACATGGCAATCTCAAAAGTCGATCAAAGGATGCATTGCCGTGAATGAGACCTAGCCTGCAACAACAAAcagggaacaaaaaaaaaaaaaggttcatgtTAGACTTAGAAAGGACCATGATCCCTTATCCAAAATGAGACTACTGCTCTAGTAAATCATCATCAAACGCCCCCTAGGTGCTTAACAATCAAAGCAAGTAAGCCCCCATTAACATTAACATGCAACATATTACATCCACTAGCAATCAGATCTTCCCAACCcataaataaacataatagaAAATGGCCTGGGGTTGCCAGCTCATCCGACTCCCTATCAACAGCCACACACATTGTTTGATTCAGCCAACTTCTATCAACTTAGTAAAATTCATCTTGCTAATTTTAAATGTAGCCCATATTTACTTCAAC
This DNA window, taken from Alnus glutinosa chromosome 5, dhAlnGlut1.1, whole genome shotgun sequence, encodes the following:
- the LOC133868425 gene encoding F-box/FBD/LRR-repeat protein At1g51370-like isoform X3 — translated: MIMKREREEIRPEGPNNCIPKFCFGFSVPEIDKIMEDRLPTNQKSRLKWPQSQAKTLLGIDNALEADLTGRLPVDILSSITSLISLREAATTSILSKRWRYIWRTSSNLDLDAKNMLGHFLYLDHFKRQPTQWKQKQKGRFVRWANHILELYVGKNVDSFRVEYPLGSDHGCDVDRWIQFAIDMQVQKLDINLLDDHLSDLYHDLYKFPYWLFAQAGKRPKIKHLSLNFCSLSIPENYNGLNSLSSLSLKKISLNQENVYNILTSCPSLEWFSISECRCPFRLKLSSGCRSLRLRHLRIFRCEPLERVEIHDAVSVASIEYDAKMFGQVLLKNSAQPVRLCVTLQSDRRTLQSDRRTLQPDPRTQIAYVLGTLAKDFPLVETLLVSTPYAQVDLISKHLTTFTRLKQLKLLGVRFRKILLDLTSAFLEAAPSLVELEMDLHLPCSEDDRIKRQKIIEGADYREHKKIPLKEYCQHQRLKKVELRGFSACPIEFDLAVLLLKNAILLEKMRIVLEITPYLGDGECWVMGLSKTKIEREKILKILGPEVPSTVDLVLV
- the LOC133868425 gene encoding F-box/FBD/LRR-repeat protein At1g51370-like isoform X1, which encodes MQLSYIWILDYKNDERKLGSFISSQSKYREQWMIMKREREEIRPEGPNNCIPKFCFGFSVPEIDKIMEDRLPTNQKSRLKWPQSQAKTLLGIDNALEADLTGRLPVDILSSITSLISLREAATTSILSKRWRYIWRTSSNLDLDAKNMLGHFLYLDHFKRQPTQWKQKQKGRFVRWANHILELYVGKNVDSFRVEYPLGSDHGCDVDRWIQFAIDMQVQKLDINLLDDHLSDLYHDLYKFPYWLFAQAGKRPKIKHLSLNFCSLSIPENYNGLNSLSSLSLKKISLNQENVYNILTSCPSLEWFSISECRCPFRLKLSSGCRSLRLRHLRIFRCEPLERVEIHDAVSVASIEYDAKMFGQVLLKNSAQPVRLCVTLQSDRRTLQSDRRTLQPDPRTQIAYVLGTLAKDFPLVETLLVSTPYAQVDLISKHLTTFTRLKQLKLLGVRFRKILLDLTSAFLEAAPSLVELEMDLHLPCSEDDRIKRQKIIEGADYREHKKIPLKEYCQHQRLKKVELRGFSACPIEFDLAVLLLKNAILLEKMRIVLEITPYLGDGECWVMGLSKTKIEREKILKILGPEVPSTVDLVLV
- the LOC133868425 gene encoding F-box/FBD/LRR-repeat protein At1g51370-like isoform X2, which gives rise to MMKGSWAHSFLHNLNTAREQWMIMKREREEIRPEGPNNCIPKFCFGFSVPEIDKIMEDRLPTNQKSRLKWPQSQAKTLLGIDNALEADLTGRLPVDILSSITSLISLREAATTSILSKRWRYIWRTSSNLDLDAKNMLGHFLYLDHFKRQPTQWKQKQKGRFVRWANHILELYVGKNVDSFRVEYPLGSDHGCDVDRWIQFAIDMQVQKLDINLLDDHLSDLYHDLYKFPYWLFAQAGKRPKIKHLSLNFCSLSIPENYNGLNSLSSLSLKKISLNQENVYNILTSCPSLEWFSISECRCPFRLKLSSGCRSLRLRHLRIFRCEPLERVEIHDAVSVASIEYDAKMFGQVLLKNSAQPVRLCVTLQSDRRTLQSDRRTLQPDPRTQIAYVLGTLAKDFPLVETLLVSTPYAQVDLISKHLTTFTRLKQLKLLGVRFRKILLDLTSAFLEAAPSLVELEMDLHLPCSEDDRIKRQKIIEGADYREHKKIPLKEYCQHQRLKKVELRGFSACPIEFDLAVLLLKNAILLEKMRIVLEITPYLGDGECWVMGLSKTKIEREKILKILGPEVPSTVDLVLV